A single region of the Pontibacter kalidii genome encodes:
- a CDS encoding VWA domain-containing protein, with amino-acid sequence MTWYQTLTLLEILFGATFLVLYVGYLLRVRRVALFFMQRPYGVWFKFLLRHLYLILLIIAILGPSFGAMKKEIRTIGKDLYVAVDLSQSMNATDIQPSRLEQAKHITKRLISRFNSDRIGLMVFSNEAYIQSPLTFDQNALLLHTQTLRTGLLPHSGTDYAPVLQLALDKLRQKSNTAEEEQKARVLVLISDGEDFGGNVKKLAEQLREENIRVYTLGIGTTDGSRIPVAQGFKTDSEGNEVISRLNPEPLVQLAELTGGTYFEVNGRVSEVSKLISTINKIEGELRESKTIDVTANKYIYPLALALLLILLDILITVKLIRI; translated from the coding sequence CCTTACTGGAGATCCTGTTCGGCGCAACCTTCCTTGTGCTGTACGTAGGCTATCTGCTGCGCGTGCGCAGGGTGGCGCTTTTTTTTATGCAGCGGCCATACGGGGTTTGGTTTAAGTTCCTGCTGCGCCACCTCTACCTCATCCTGCTCATCATCGCCATACTTGGCCCCTCCTTCGGGGCTATGAAAAAAGAGATCCGGACCATTGGCAAAGACCTGTATGTTGCCGTAGACCTTTCCCAGTCCATGAACGCCACGGATATACAGCCCTCGCGGCTGGAGCAGGCAAAGCACATAACGAAGCGCCTCATCAGCCGCTTCAACTCCGACCGCATCGGCTTGATGGTCTTCTCCAACGAGGCCTATATCCAGAGCCCCCTCACCTTCGACCAGAACGCCCTGCTGCTGCATACCCAGACGCTTCGCACCGGCCTCCTCCCCCACTCCGGCACCGATTACGCCCCCGTGCTGCAACTGGCGCTCGACAAGCTCAGGCAAAAGTCCAACACTGCGGAGGAAGAGCAGAAAGCGCGGGTGCTGGTGCTGATAAGCGATGGCGAGGACTTTGGCGGTAACGTTAAGAAACTGGCGGAGCAACTGCGCGAGGAGAACATCCGGGTTTATACCTTGGGAATCGGCACCACCGACGGCAGCCGCATACCGGTGGCACAGGGTTTTAAAACAGACAGCGAGGGCAATGAGGTGATTTCCCGGCTAAATCCGGAGCCCTTGGTGCAGCTGGCGGAGCTGACCGGCGGAACATACTTTGAGGTGAACGGCCGGGTGAGCGAGGTGAGCAAGCTCATCAGCACCATCAATAAAATTGAGGGGGAGCTGCGAGAGAGTAAAACCATAGACGTTACGGCCAACAAGTACATTTATCCTCTGGCGCTAGCGCTGCTGCTGATCCTGCTCGATATCCTGATCACCGTTAAGCTAATTCGGATATGA
- a CDS encoding aerotolerance protein, whose protein sequence is MKTIAMAAILLVSLFSGGISIITRINQHAEEAAIAYQRKDYIEAIASYNYLLDDLEVDDDLLRLNLAHSYYQAGLLPQATSAYQYLADHPTPHLRALAHLQLGNIHTKQKKYKRALSLYKLALVAEPGNDAARYNFELLKKYLLLHPEAAEEQQQEAPEQENNAEQDQQQQPAEEDLAPQPQKNPDEQGEQQEIDQPAPAQNGQQQQAGSSEQQLSDQEREEIAGEADGDTEGLQLNNPFDKSGQQHRGSSEEVSEEDQQAQMRRARLRQANMSPEKARLLLDAMRNAELQYIQQLPKKPTRQPDPSKPDW, encoded by the coding sequence ATGAAAACAATCGCCATGGCAGCCATACTTCTTGTCAGCCTGTTTAGCGGCGGCATATCCATCATTACGCGCATTAACCAGCATGCCGAAGAGGCGGCCATCGCCTATCAGCGCAAAGATTACATAGAGGCCATCGCCTCCTACAATTACCTGCTGGATGACCTGGAGGTGGATGATGACCTGCTGCGCCTGAACCTGGCCCACTCCTATTACCAGGCGGGGCTGCTGCCACAGGCCACTTCGGCTTACCAATACCTGGCAGACCACCCCACCCCGCACCTGCGTGCGCTAGCGCACCTGCAGCTGGGCAACATCCACACGAAGCAGAAGAAGTATAAACGGGCCCTCTCGCTCTACAAACTGGCCCTGGTGGCCGAGCCCGGCAACGACGCGGCCAGGTATAACTTTGAGCTCCTGAAAAAGTACCTGTTGCTGCACCCCGAGGCCGCTGAGGAACAGCAACAGGAGGCACCGGAGCAGGAAAATAATGCTGAGCAGGATCAACAGCAGCAGCCTGCAGAGGAGGACCTGGCGCCGCAGCCCCAGAAGAATCCCGACGAGCAGGGCGAGCAGCAGGAAATCGACCAGCCGGCGCCGGCCCAGAATGGCCAACAACAGCAAGCAGGGAGCAGCGAACAGCAGCTGAGCGATCAGGAGCGGGAGGAGATTGCCGGTGAAGCGGATGGTGACACAGAAGGGCTGCAACTCAATAACCCGTTCGATAAGAGCGGCCAGCAGCACAGGGGCAGCTCGGAGGAAGTATCGGAAGAGGACCAGCAGGCACAGATGCGTCGCGCCAGGCTGCGCCAGGCCAACATGAGCCCCGAGAAAGCCAGGCTCCTGCTCGATGCCATGCGCAACGCAGAACTGCAGTACATACAGCAGCTTCCCAAAAAACCGACCCGCCAGCCGGACCCCAGCAAGCCGGACTGGTAG
- a CDS encoding TetR/AcrR family transcriptional regulator, translated as MSKADRTRQLIIEKSAHLFNQKGYAGTSMQDIMGATGLTKGGIYGHFDSKEEIALEAFEHAAAHLMQLLGDSITPHTSATKKLEALLAFYKTYLYAPPIQGGCPVLNTSVEADDTNPLLRASVVRVLNKLHKSVANIVRLGLTQGEFKAIADAERFAILFVSMIEGGVMVSKAYGEAKYLHTVLQHLQQLIQQELKV; from the coding sequence ATGAGCAAGGCAGACCGGACACGGCAACTGATCATAGAGAAATCGGCCCACCTTTTTAACCAGAAAGGGTATGCCGGCACATCTATGCAGGATATCATGGGGGCTACCGGACTCACGAAAGGAGGGATTTACGGCCACTTCGACAGCAAAGAGGAGATCGCCCTGGAGGCATTTGAGCACGCGGCCGCCCACCTGATGCAGTTGCTGGGCGACAGCATTACGCCTCATACTTCTGCCACGAAAAAATTAGAGGCGCTTCTCGCTTTCTACAAAACCTACCTCTACGCCCCACCTATTCAGGGAGGTTGCCCCGTATTGAACACTTCGGTTGAGGCCGACGACACCAACCCACTCCTCCGGGCCAGTGTGGTGAGGGTGCTGAATAAACTACACAAGTCCGTGGCTAACATTGTGCGGCTGGGCTTAACTCAAGGTGAGTTCAAGGCAATTGCGGATGCGGAGCGTTTCGCCATCCTTTTTGTAAGTATGATTGAGGGCGGCGTGATGGTGTCGAAAGCCTACGGGGAGGCAAAGTACCTGCATACCGTGCTGCAACACCTGCAGCAGCTCATACAGCAGGAACTTAAAGTTTAA
- a CDS encoding acyl-CoA thioesterase: MQETTSIAQQLESKARIRFEDCDPFGHLNNGRYIDYFMNAREDQLRDNYQLDIYAHMQQTGNVWVVASSQVAYLQEVKMNEEITIRTNLRWFTESDLFMEGMMLDPETGRVKAAVWLRFAYLHVHKAIKASHEPQLMELFRAAAVMGNGKPDQYFEQRVKELRSLTVPA, translated from the coding sequence ATGCAAGAGACAACAAGTATCGCACAGCAACTGGAGAGCAAGGCCCGCATTCGTTTTGAGGACTGCGACCCCTTTGGGCACCTGAACAACGGCCGCTACATCGATTATTTCATGAACGCCCGGGAAGATCAGCTGCGGGACAATTATCAACTGGATATTTACGCCCACATGCAGCAAACCGGCAACGTGTGGGTGGTAGCGTCTAGCCAGGTTGCCTACCTGCAGGAAGTAAAAATGAACGAAGAAATTACTATCCGGACCAACCTGCGCTGGTTTACAGAATCCGACTTGTTTATGGAGGGGATGATGCTTGACCCTGAGACAGGCCGGGTAAAGGCGGCAGTGTGGTTGCGCTTTGCCTACTTACATGTGCACAAAGCTATAAAAGCCAGTCATGAGCCACAGCTGATGGAGCTGTTCCGGGCCGCCGCCGTGATGGGAAACGGAAAGCCTGACCAGTATTTTGAACAGCGCGTAAAGGAGCTGCGATCGCTTACCGTGCCAGCATAA
- a CDS encoding HD domain-containing protein, with protein sequence MKEQLRQVLEVLNLAEKLKYELRHSWLSNGRQESVAEHTWRMSLMVVLLEPYLDHEIEVARTLKMVIIHDLVEAEAGDVPAFEVTTPELKEQKRQRELQAIERLRTTLGNGLGQHVYELWHEFEDKLTYESRVANALDKLEVRIQHNNADISTWLEVEQEFVFLMGQHTEFDACLHQLKELIEAQAVQKMEAAGISVAAVKQRIIAKPQAVV encoded by the coding sequence ATGAAAGAGCAACTAAGACAGGTGCTGGAGGTGCTGAACCTTGCCGAGAAACTGAAGTATGAACTGCGCCACAGCTGGCTTTCCAACGGCAGGCAGGAGAGCGTAGCCGAGCATACCTGGCGCATGTCGCTGATGGTGGTGCTGCTGGAGCCTTACCTGGACCATGAGATAGAGGTGGCCCGCACCCTGAAGATGGTCATCATACACGACCTGGTGGAAGCGGAAGCCGGCGATGTGCCAGCTTTTGAGGTAACCACTCCTGAACTGAAGGAGCAGAAGCGCCAGAGGGAGTTGCAGGCCATCGAGCGCCTCCGCACCACGCTGGGCAACGGCCTGGGGCAGCATGTGTATGAGCTCTGGCACGAGTTCGAGGATAAGCTTACGTACGAGTCCCGCGTGGCCAACGCCCTTGACAAGCTGGAGGTGCGCATACAGCACAATAACGCCGACATCAGCACCTGGCTGGAGGTAGAGCAGGAGTTTGTTTTCCTGATGGGCCAGCACACCGAGTTCGACGCCTGCCTGCACCAGCTGAAGGAGCTGATAGAGGCCCAGGCGGTGCAGAAGATGGAGGCTGCCGGCATAAGCGTGGCAGCCGTAAAACAGCGAATCATAGCAAAGCCACAGGCCGTCGTATAA
- a CDS encoding DUF983 domain-containing protein: MHKGWSYTRFSEMPEECPCCHQRYEPEPGFYYGAMYVSYGITTAILITILVALSVLLEEVTMLWFLGSLSVALLLFYPFIFRMSRAIWFNFFVHYNKDVAASARCQ, translated from the coding sequence ATCCATAAAGGTTGGAGCTACACCAGGTTCAGCGAAATGCCCGAAGAGTGCCCCTGCTGCCACCAACGCTACGAGCCCGAGCCGGGCTTTTACTACGGAGCTATGTACGTGAGCTACGGCATCACAACCGCTATACTGATCACTATTCTGGTTGCCCTGAGCGTGCTACTGGAGGAGGTGACCATGCTATGGTTCCTTGGCTCCCTCAGTGTTGCCCTACTGCTTTTCTACCCGTTCATCTTCAGAATGTCGCGGGCGATCTGGTTTAACTTTTTCGTGCACTATAACAAAGACGTCGCCGCCTCAGCACGCTGCCAATAA
- a CDS encoding PaaI family thioesterase — MLRSYFILPSPQIYTYTCRMQYQEHYQRLERLYHQAKVQELFSGSSIQVSHSRAEITLPVQEKYFHGANALHGAVYFKLLDDAAYFAVASVVRDVFIVTASFQLNLVRPVTGGELKAVGILRSQSKNLFIAEATLYNERGKEVAFGTGQFVRTTQPLESLQGYV, encoded by the coding sequence TTGCTGCGTTCATACTTTATACTTCCCTCTCCTCAGATTTATACTTATACTTGCCGGATGCAATACCAGGAACATTACCAGCGGCTGGAGCGGCTCTACCACCAGGCAAAGGTGCAGGAGCTGTTCAGTGGCAGCAGCATACAGGTTAGCCACAGCCGCGCTGAAATCACCCTGCCGGTCCAGGAAAAGTACTTCCATGGGGCCAACGCCCTGCACGGGGCCGTCTACTTTAAATTGCTCGATGATGCCGCTTACTTTGCCGTAGCCTCTGTGGTGCGCGATGTATTCATCGTTACGGCCTCTTTTCAACTGAACCTGGTGCGCCCGGTAACCGGCGGCGAGCTCAAAGCTGTGGGTATCCTTCGCTCCCAAAGCAAGAACCTGTTCATCGCCGAAGCAACGCTCTACAATGAGCGCGGCAAAGAGGTAGCCTTCGGCACCGGCCAGTTTGTTCGCACCACGCAGCCGCTCGAGAGTTTGCAGGGATACGTTTGA
- a CDS encoding S9 family peptidase, with product MKKLLCLAVVFSAGLLQAEAQQQTAKKTLTHDVYDSWNGLSGDKISHNGKFVLYNINPQEGDGDLYIRSMVNNATAKYNRGSKASFSNDSRFAVFQIKPEHQKVRALKLKKKKGDDLPKDSLAIVSLEDMRVVKVPRVQSYKLPKEGSGWLAYHLEKPLPEKKEAKKDTTAAGAEKTGEKKSTLKKNKDAKGTDLVLRNLSTGQEHRFPRVVDYIFSEQGNMLYFVKDELDSLHQAGVFAFSTSELKEMPIDTGLVSYKGISTDKAGNQLAYVATADTLKADIRYFSLNYWNTKSRESQVLADTVAKGMPQDWMVSEHGSLIFSEDGKRLFFGTFPRPVRYEKDTTQLEEDKVSLDIWTYKDPLIQPMQLKQNDRTLKRSFLAMYDLRGGKMQQLATLEMPDVYLDAYKTGDVALGVSDEKYKITIGYDTPTRKDAYLIDLKKGTTKQVLTESRGNPRLSPMGKYVYWYEPMDSSWHAMSTKGGANINLTKKVGVPFYEEDFDMPMLPDDYGFGGWVENDSHLLVYDKHDIWKLDPTGKKAAVNLTDTYGRQHNLRLRYEKLDPEQKFIPANAELYLSGFNIGTKADGYYKEYVSKEAKPEQLISSDHAYTSLSKAKDNNLVTFRRGDFRNYNDLYTSDLSFANVQQLTDANPQAAEYKWGTVELVNWKSTDGIPLQGLLYKPENFDANKKYPMLVYFYERSSDGIHNHRVPAPSASTINIPLFVSNDYLVFVPDIVYQNGYPGESAMDCIIPGVQMLVQQGFVDDRNMALQGQSWGGYQIAYMVTRTHLFKAAMAGAPVSNMTSAYGGIRWGTGLSRQFQYERTQSRIGGTLWEKPMQFIENSPLFFADRVQTPLLIMHNDNDGAVPWYQGIEYFMALRRLNKPVWMLVYNGEEHNLMQRKNRKDLSVRMSQFFDHYLKGAPAPKWMEQGVPSVIKGKDYGLELVREPEVAGEAKE from the coding sequence ATGAAGAAACTTTTATGCCTGGCTGTTGTCTTCAGCGCTGGCCTGCTGCAGGCCGAGGCGCAACAGCAGACAGCCAAAAAAACGCTTACCCACGATGTGTACGACAGCTGGAATGGCCTGAGTGGGGATAAGATTTCCCACAACGGCAAGTTTGTGCTCTACAACATCAACCCACAGGAGGGCGATGGCGACCTCTACATCCGCAGTATGGTCAACAACGCCACAGCTAAGTATAACCGTGGTTCCAAGGCCAGCTTCAGCAACGACAGCCGCTTTGCCGTTTTCCAGATAAAGCCGGAGCACCAGAAAGTGCGCGCCCTGAAGCTGAAGAAGAAAAAGGGCGATGACCTGCCCAAAGACTCCCTGGCGATTGTGAGCCTGGAAGACATGAGGGTGGTAAAGGTGCCGCGGGTGCAGTCGTATAAGTTGCCGAAGGAGGGAAGCGGCTGGCTGGCCTACCACCTGGAGAAGCCGCTGCCGGAGAAGAAGGAAGCTAAGAAAGACACAACCGCAGCAGGCGCGGAAAAAACTGGGGAAAAGAAATCAACCCTAAAGAAAAACAAGGATGCCAAGGGTACCGACCTGGTGCTGCGCAATCTCAGCACCGGACAGGAGCACCGTTTCCCGCGCGTGGTGGACTATATTTTCTCGGAGCAGGGCAACATGCTGTACTTCGTGAAGGATGAGCTGGACTCACTGCACCAGGCCGGGGTATTTGCTTTCAGTACTTCCGAGCTGAAGGAAATGCCGATCGATACGGGCCTGGTCTCCTACAAAGGCATCAGCACCGACAAGGCCGGAAACCAACTGGCTTACGTGGCCACTGCCGATACGCTGAAAGCCGACATCCGCTACTTCAGCCTGAACTACTGGAACACCAAAAGCCGCGAAAGCCAGGTGCTGGCCGATACCGTAGCCAAAGGCATGCCGCAGGACTGGATGGTGAGCGAGCACGGCAGCCTGATATTCTCCGAGGATGGCAAGCGCCTGTTCTTCGGCACGTTCCCGCGCCCGGTGCGCTACGAGAAAGACACCACGCAGCTGGAGGAGGACAAGGTAAGCCTGGATATCTGGACCTACAAAGATCCGTTGATACAGCCCATGCAGCTCAAACAGAACGACCGCACCCTGAAGCGCTCCTTCCTGGCCATGTACGATTTGAGAGGGGGCAAAATGCAGCAGCTGGCCACCCTGGAGATGCCGGATGTGTACCTGGATGCCTACAAGACCGGGGATGTGGCGCTAGGCGTGAGCGACGAGAAGTATAAAATCACGATCGGTTACGACACCCCGACCCGCAAGGACGCCTACCTGATCGACCTGAAGAAGGGAACGACCAAACAGGTACTGACGGAATCAAGAGGTAACCCGCGCCTTTCGCCGATGGGCAAGTACGTGTACTGGTATGAGCCGATGGACAGCAGCTGGCACGCCATGAGCACCAAGGGAGGCGCCAATATCAACCTGACAAAAAAAGTAGGAGTGCCTTTTTACGAGGAGGATTTCGACATGCCGATGCTTCCGGACGACTACGGTTTCGGGGGCTGGGTAGAAAACGACAGCCACCTGCTGGTATACGACAAGCACGACATATGGAAGCTGGACCCTACGGGCAAAAAGGCCGCTGTGAACCTGACTGACACCTATGGGCGCCAGCACAACCTGCGCCTGCGCTATGAAAAGCTGGACCCGGAGCAGAAGTTTATACCTGCCAACGCCGAGCTGTACCTGAGCGGCTTTAACATTGGCACAAAAGCCGACGGCTACTACAAGGAGTATGTGAGCAAAGAGGCAAAACCGGAGCAGCTCATCAGCTCTGACCATGCCTATACTTCGCTCAGTAAAGCCAAAGACAACAACCTGGTTACCTTCCGCCGCGGCGATTTCAGGAACTATAACGACCTGTATACTTCGGACCTGAGCTTTGCCAACGTGCAGCAGCTGACGGACGCCAACCCGCAGGCGGCGGAGTATAAGTGGGGCACAGTGGAGCTGGTGAACTGGAAATCCACGGACGGTATTCCGCTGCAGGGGCTGCTCTACAAGCCCGAGAACTTTGATGCGAATAAGAAGTACCCGATGCTGGTGTATTTTTATGAGCGCTCCTCGGATGGCATACACAACCACCGCGTGCCGGCCCCAAGCGCTTCTACGATCAACATCCCGCTGTTTGTGAGCAACGATTACCTGGTGTTCGTGCCGGACATCGTGTACCAGAATGGTTACCCGGGCGAGAGCGCCATGGACTGCATTATACCGGGTGTACAAATGCTGGTGCAGCAGGGCTTTGTAGATGACAGGAACATGGCATTGCAGGGCCAGAGCTGGGGCGGCTACCAGATCGCCTACATGGTTACCCGAACACATTTGTTCAAGGCGGCCATGGCCGGCGCACCGGTATCGAACATGACGAGTGCGTACGGCGGTATCCGTTGGGGCACGGGTCTGAGCCGCCAGTTCCAGTACGAGCGCACGCAAAGCCGCATTGGCGGTACGCTGTGGGAGAAGCCGATGCAGTTTATCGAGAACTCGCCGCTCTTCTTTGCCGACCGCGTACAGACACCGCTGCTGATCATGCACAACGACAACGACGGAGCCGTGCCTTGGTACCAGGGTATCGAGTACTTTATGGCGCTGCGCCGCCTCAACAAGCCTGTCTGGATGCTGGTGTACAATGGCGAGGAGCACAACCTGATGCAGCGCAAGAACCGCAAAGACCTTTCGGTGCGCATGTCGCAGTTCTTCGACCATTACCTGAAAGGAGCCCCGGCCCCGAAATGGATGGAGCAGGGCGTGCCATCGGTTATCAAAGGCAAAGACTACGGCCTGGAGCTGGTAAGGGAGCCTGAGGTAGCCGGAGAGGCAAAGGAGTAG